GTGTCATATCGTATAGTAGACTTTTAACAAGGAGGGAAAATCATATGTCCATCCATTTAGGGCAACATCGAAGCCGAAGTTTCTATAGTCCGCAACAGTGTCAAGGCAGTTGCTATGATCCAAAATACTGTCAGGGCAATTGCTTTGATCCGAAGCCGTGTCAGGACGAGAAAAAATGGAGCGCATTGTACGATGATCGGGAAAAGCATCCTATGTGTCCCGTAGAAGATGAAGGCATCACACAGGAAGCCACCCAAACGAATAAAGAAGTGCAAGTGTCGGAAGATTTTATGCTGATAAAAGATTCTTGTGACGTTAATGTTACAACCACGGACGTTCAAGCCGCTGTCAATTTGCAAGCAGCTTTGCAAGCCGCGATTGTATTGGTGGTCCGTATCTCGCTCGCCGGTTCCGATGACGCTGAAGACGTCACGCAAGAACTTATGCAGACATCGAAAATCAAGCAAAGAACATCCCAAAAGACTATTATTGAGAACTCCCGTGATGTCAACGTGACTTCTACAGACGTGCAAGTGGCGCTTAACATCCAACTCTTGTTGCAAATATTAATCGCCCTTGTTGTTACTTTGGATATTCTCTAAGATATGCAGGTGAACG
The Salicibibacter kimchii DNA segment above includes these coding regions:
- a CDS encoding spore coat protein, with amino-acid sequence MSIHLGQHRSRSFYSPQQCQGSCYDPKYCQGNCFDPKPCQDEKKWSALYDDREKHPMCPVEDEGITQEATQTNKEVQVSEDFMLIKDSCDVNVTTTDVQAAVNLQAALQAAIVLVVRISLAGSDDAEDVTQELMQTSKIKQRTSQKTIIENSRDVNVTSTDVQVALNIQLLLQILIALVVTLDIL